The DNA sequence GAGTCTGCTCTggtcctcctccatgctcctccagtccccctctgtgctccctctCCAGccctcctccaccctcctctgtcctcctctgccaTCCTCCGCCCTCTCTGCCCCCTCTGTACTCCTCCGGTTCCCCCTTGTCCTGgatctgtcagaatggagagccgaggaaggagccggtaaatatgtaatttactagctccttccttttctgaatgaacagagtcagatcactgactctgtccattcataactgagcatcataaaTTGTGTTTATGATGTCTCAGTTTCTGAATGAAGAGgaacctctgtctcctgtccattcatcatcagtgcagctgaggttgcagagaaaagggactggagaatttctgtcctcagtccctttccctgtctcaaaggggagatatcaggggtctcaccaaagccccctaacagggctgatcaaaaaaaaaaaaaaaaaaagaattgtaaaaaaatatatttaaaaggttaaattgtaaaaataaaaaataaaataaaaaaacacagatactGTGCACCCCCCCACCCAAATAAAAAGAAGgcattgtaaaaataaattaactgtaaaaaatactaaaaaaaataaattgtaaagaaaataataaaaaaataaatagtaaaaaataaactaaaaactactgacacagtccacgcctcatcagtgccacctatcagtgcccatcagggctgcatattagtgccactgtcacatgacattaaaaaaataataatcggtatcggcgagcacttgaaaaaagtatcggtacttgtactaggCCTCTAAATCCTACCCACACTATGCAAATAGAAATAAATCTTGTTGACTGGAGTCTGATTTCAACATTTATTTTCTACACTCTTTGGTCAAAGTTTGTGGAtacttgaccatcacacctatgttgtacaccctgtacacactgttggacatcctattccaaaaccaGGCTGAACAAACATATTATAGCTGAACAAACATGATAAAGCAGCACACTACCAGAATtggagtactctggtagcaatcaGAAAGGGACTCACTGCATTAGCTGGGTCTTTTATGCTATTAGGTTCCAGTCTGGCTACCAGCAACCTGGTTCTGACAGTGGAAGGCCTATCACCTGGCTGCAGTAAACTTACCCAGCTACTGCTGCCTCATCAGGTGTGACCTCTCTTAGCTGCTGATGGAGGAAAGCAGAGAAACATATCTACAATGGGTAGGTCCAAGAACCTAGGGAGTAATGGTAAAAGGAGATAAAAGAGCTTGCACCTGCATCTGACCATGGAGAGTAAATTTCCACTCTGCTACAAACATTAAGCTACTTGCCCAACATGGTTACCCCCCAAAATTATCAGCAATAGGGTGCAATTTATATCATGGTTCTTCAAGCCAGTCCTGAGGACCCAATTTTAGTATATTTTGTGTATTTCCTCTAAATAACAAAGGTGGATTATTTGCTGAATTAACTAAAAAGCTAGTTTTCCTGTGCATTGTTAGGAGAACTACAATCCATGTACTGTTGGTTAGAACAGGTTTGAGAACCTATGCTCTAAATAATATATAACATATGTGTAACTGTTCTGGATTATCTGAACAATAAGATTAAGATTTAAAAATCCAAAAGTAAGGTTGTTAGCTAGGAGTTTCCTCAGTGCACAATATGTGGCACTCTGTCAATGATGCAGATGGTTCAGCTGAAACCAAAGCACCATATGTTGCCAATACATATATTCTCCCACTTCAAACAAGTGTGCGAATGTAGAGCGCACAAGTTCCCAGGCAGGAAAGGTGCTATCAGCACGGGGCTGAGCTGGGGCAGTGTGAACAGACGCTAAGCAGACCTTGCTCTTCAGCTGGGCTATTTCAGGGTACCTGCTCTTAGCAATAGCTAGGAAGTATTGGGTGAGGGGCAATGTTGGGGGATACAGGATTTTGCAATGTAAAACAATAGTAATGTATAGCACTTTAGTGTTCTGCATGGGATACAAGTTCATAGTTATGATTAATACAACTGCAGCAGAATCATGCACTGCAGCCGTATTGTAAAACAATGTTGTCAGGTAATGTACCTTATCATAGCTTGTCTAATTTGTTGCTTGAATATTCATCTTGTATTCAGGCCAATCATATATCCTATTCAGTTCTGTTTACAATTTTTCAATATTTAAAACAATTTTCAGGTTCACAGGCCTCATGTACATGGGCATCTGAGGATGTACAATGTAAATTTCAGGTGTAATTTCACACTTGGCAGACACAGCTGCAGTGTAAAGCTACCCACAGTAACAAATTGCTGCACAGGGGTAAAGGGCGTACTTGCATAAACAAGTGCATCAACATAAATTCCTGAACACACACGCTACATCCAGGGATTTATGCCCAGGCATGTGTTTACACAAGCATGGCATATACCAACATACTCCCATTCTTTACAGTGGGCAGCTATATGTTGCAAATATGTCTTCCGGGTAAGGATATAGGCCCACAGTTTGCTTTGTATGGCTTTATGTGCCCATTGACCTATCTAACTTTATAATGCCCATGTCAACAGTGACACAATATACTCAGTAATGTTATATTTAGTGAAATATAGATTTCAGTACATTCTGGATCCTTCCATTATAAAATATTATCAGGAAAATATTGAGTATTTCCAGTTATTATTACACTGTTTACCTTTAAGTGTCTCTTCGGTTTGCTCATGCCGAGAAAAGGACGGACGGGGCACTGAACTTCCCACTCCATagcattatatacattatatactaaCTATTCCTCTGCTCTCACTTCACTTTGTTTGTCCATCAAAAGTAAGGAAATATAAGCCTGTATATACCCCAAAGGTGAGGATTTTCTCCCTGAGCGTAAATTTTAGCACTGAGCCAATCCCCATGCACCAGCACTGTCATTTGGGAGATAGAAATTGCTGCTGGGAAGGGGGAAACCTACATAGTTTTGTAACTTAAAAGTGAAAGAAACATTTAGAGGTGATATGAATTCCATTTATTATAATGAAGTAGAATAGGCCATTTATACTGCTATTGCCTGTTTTTATAAAACTAAGGACAAATCATAAAAACTTGGAAATATTCTAGGAAATcaggaaaaaaatatcaaatttctgTTTAACTAAGCAACTTGCAGCTGCTTAAATAGATATGTTGTTTCCATAATCAAATCTTACACTTTCACTGTATTACATAAGCTAGTCTTCAATTTTATAGAACAGTCCTTGAATGTAAAGTTGAACTTCAGTTATCAAAAAACCATCTTTAACCTTAATTACATTTCTGATAAATTTTACCCTCAGTAGAGGTGGATTAAGGCTGACTGCAGCCTTAGGCGATGTAGAAGCTTAGGACCCCTGTTCCTTTCATTTACATTGATAAGGAATAAAATAGGCACCGAAAAGCTCCCCATTTGCATTGTCTGTACACCACAGCCTACTCCATCAGACACCAACTGCCTAGAAATGTATCCTTCCTTGTGAAGTGACATGCACAGTTGTAAGTAGGCTCTTGCGGCATCTATTGGGCCCTAAGCTTTTGCCTAGGTTACCTTGTGGATGATCTGGTTCCACCTCAAGTGACTGATTTTATAAATTTCTATACAAAACATTTGAATCATTTGCATACCTTATTTATTAGGGCTCATTGAACTCTGAACTAAACAACAGAGCAACAATAAAAGTTATTACTGACCAGGTATAACATTATTAAATGCTGAACTTAgaatactgacttttttttttctatacttcttCATTCTAATGTGTTTTGTTTCTTTATTAGATCTGTCTATGCCATACAGTGATGTCCCAGAAGTGAAAAAATACCCTTTACTTTTCAACGTATCTATCCCTCACCATGAAGCAATAGTAATGACTGAGCTTAAGCTTTACATACTGGTCCCAAGAGACAGGGTTCCATATGATGGAGTGGGCACAAAAGTCACTATTTATGAGATACGTGGGGGTGAAGATGGCACAAGAACTGCTGTGGAACTGGCCTCTAGACTGGTTTACAAGGCAAGCAGTGGATGGGAGATGTTTGATATTACTGAGGTCGTCCGACATTGGAGCAGGTCAGAAATTACAACTAGAATGCTGGAAGTACACTTACAAAATCCAGACATTGACCTAGAAGATGCTGAGGAAGGAAAACTGGACATTGATGTGAAGCCAGAAAGTAAGCATGAGCCATTGCTTGTGGTTTTTTCAGATGATCAGAGTagtgaaaagaaggaagaaaaagaggaacTGAATGACATGATCAACCATGAGCAATATTTAGACCAAGGGAATGGAGAATTTGGTGGCATCGGTAACATGCCTAGTGAGGAGTCCTTGTTGCAGATGAGGTCTAACATTATTTATGATGCCAGTTCCCGCATTCGAAGAAATGCAAAAGGTAATACCTGCAGGAAGACCTCACTCTACATTGACTTTAAGGAAATTGGATGGGACTCCTGGATCATTGCCCCAGCAGGATATGAAGCCTATGAATGCAAAGGGGTATGCTCATACCCCTTAACAGAAAATGTCACACCCACAAAACATGCAATTGTGCAAACTTTGATCCACATGAAGAACTCCCAGAAAGCATCCAAAGCTTGTTGTGTAGCAACAAAACTGGATCCCATATCCATACTGTATCTTGATGCAGGAGTAGTCACTTACAAGTTCAAATATGAGGGTATGGTTGTGTCAGAATGTGGGTGTAGATAGTAGATAGTAGACTTTTATGTGGAGCTAGTGtcttgtaaatttgtaaattttgtATTTCCTTATTTAAAGAGTTTATTTAAGACTGTGTGTACAGATAATATATGTTTTATTACATGCCTATCATGGAATGCAAAGCAAAGAGACATAGTACTGAAGAAACTATTCACCATGAGCTGGCTAGTGTCCCTTTGCATTGCACTGCATGGTAGTCATGTCCTTGTAAATTTATCACCATTGGTCGCTTCATCTCTAAAGGGGTTTAACTGTAATTCTATTGCCAAAGAGGCAATGAGCCACATAGCAAGTGATAACAAGACTTCCTTCATACATCCAAGCATTTCAGAAGAAGCACAGAGCAGTCTATCACCAAGAGTTGGGGCACAATTTATATTTGTACTCACAGCTCTTTTTACTGGCTACAAAGGGCAAAATCATTGTAATATACTGTAAAATATGATGCACGGTGCAACTGTAGATGGTGTAATATTCTTCAATACGGATTAAAGAGTTCTTTTTAAATTTAAGTCTAAATCAATAGTCTCTAACTTGTGGCTCTTTGAACATGTGTAATCACTACTTAACTGTACTGTGAACAGCAAACATTCAGGAACTATAACTTCTCCAGACACATATTCAGCAATAATGAAGCTCAGCAGAGGCTGCCTAATTAAAAGAATGTGGTTTTTATAGTGTGGCTCATATTTTATGATTAAATGGTGTTCATAAGTTGATACAACTTTGAGTTTTCTATTCTGAATAGAGGATATGTGTTTTGAGACAATGACCAGTGTTTTCTTCAATTTAATCCTCACTAATACCAAGTATAAAGAAGTGTGGAGTAAATATGCAAATTAAGCCATCGAAAAGGAAAAGCAACTTGCTGGAAAATGCTAAAGGCATTAACTTGAAGTCCATTTTCCTAATGGAATGTATTTCTGTGACCCACTGTGACTGTACTTGGTATTTGTTATAATTAGGTGTGCATTGCCCTGTAGAGttatattgcactttttttttagcaTAGCTTCTACATCCTATAATGCATTGCCTACCCTCTTTAATGTTTTCACAGTGGCTGGATATAATGCACAGATATATTACTCTACTAAACATCATGCCAGCCGTTTGTATAATTCACGCTTCCCATGAAAGAATGGGCAGCCATTTCTCTGCTTACTCTGTTCTCCTGTCTTCATCCAGTCTGAGCTATGCTGTGCAGATCAGTTAGTGAATTTACTGCCAACTTCTCTTCTTCAAGTAAAAGCGGCCATGCACATATACTTTGTAGGATAAGAATAATTTTGACATTTTCGTTCAGTCACCCTTAAGTAGTTCTCTAATAATACCCTTGCCAAGGATTTTGAAATGCTTTCCACTGCCAGTTTGTTCATTACTTACAATTTACAGGCTCTGCATATGTTTCAGTTCTAAATAGATCAGAAAGCAGCAGGAAGTGCCCTGGTCACTTGATAATTGAGGTGCAGAGATAGGTTATTATACAGTAATTCCTTCAAAAAGGGCAAATTTTTTCTGTGGTCCCACAACACCCATGAGCTGTGGCCACATTGACTTTTCTGTTACACCTTACTTGGAATGTtatgtgatgtccaaaaaaaatgtGCAGTGCATGCAATGAGAATTACCATATCAGATAACACTGAAACGCAAATCAGTCTCTTGAAATCTACAGTCAACTGTAGACAAAACTGAACTTGGAGCAAGGCGGCAAgaacatgtgtagatgtcccccacCTGTCCCAATAGTCTTCAGATCTGATTTTTACAGAAAATCCATAAACACACCCTACACAAACCTTCCAAATTGGGGTCATGTGGTCTACATACTGTAAGCAGTGAAGACAATGGGACAATGGTGGCGCCTTGTCACTTTCCATTAATGATTAATGCAGCTGTGGAACTACAGTTCTCTTTGTGCCTTTGTGGCACTTTCATAAGAATATAATTGTAAAAGATGATAAAGGCAACTTTAAGGTTGTCATAGATTgcttgagtttttttattttttattttttgaatgcaGGGACCCGCTTTGTATTCTCATTTGCAATAAAAAGACCAGCTAGCCTTGAGGATGTGGCTAATGACAGATTAATCTATCAATTATCATGTAGCTAATACCTCTGGCCATACTTGGTGTACTTTGACATTCAAAAAATGACTATGGCAACTCAGACTTGCAAATTTAGTGAACCCCGAAGAACAAGTACATTGTCATGAGGAAGACTTAATATACCGAATATTCTTTTTATACAATATGCACAAAAGTTTAGTTGTTTATCAAGCGTATAAGGATGTTTTTACATGGGTATCAATTGCAGAAATGAGACAAATGCAGTATGTTTTAGGTACTTTAGAGTTACTTTAGAATGCCTTTCCCTTGCTCAAGGAGTTGTTTTGAGCTGCTTCTGAGTTGCTTCAAGTTGCTTTTGCACTTCCATTGCCTTATATGTGGAAGCGAATCAGTTAAAACACAAATGACTGTGTACATGAGCTCTTAGGCTCTTTTAAGCTTGGAGTCTTATATTTACAGAAATTGATTCTGTTGATGTATGATCACAACTTAACCCACTCATCAAACACTGTTCCTAACTTCCTTAAAATGAGTCATCTATAGCAACTGTATCACTATAATTTCTATGGGTGAAAGCCAACAGGAAGCATATAAACTTTAAATCGTTGATTATCCTACAACAAAATAGGTTTAAGTACTGGTATGTCCTTTGACAGCCCTTTAACAGTAAATATTTCCAGCAAGGACAGGGTTTCCTATAACTTGTTTAGAGGATGTGACATGTTGTTATTTTGCAACTCTTTCCCCCTAGATTATGCTCTACAGCGAAGACACAGCACACGTGGGCTGTGTGTGCCAGTGGGGTAATTACATTTATACTGCAATGCTTAATGAGACCCAGATGCCGTCACACTGATCAGCACACAATTCTCAGAGCCTTGCaactgagcaaactgttggtgggGAGAGTTGAGGAGGGATCAGCCGTTCATTAACCTTTTCTGCATTCAACCAAAATATGGTTATCATCAAAGAGTCAGCACTTCAGCTGGATTCTTTGgggtggaattaaaaaaaaaaactttaaaaatgttttccctttatGCTATTCAAAAAGCAATTctgtcaaaagaaaaagaaatgattTGTAGTGAGAAGTTAAAAGACTTGGACTGTAATGCAGGTTCAGTGAGacagaaaataacaaaaaacaagatAGGGAATATGAAGTAACTGGATGCAATTTGCCGTTCCAGCTGTCTTCAATATTGTACCAAGAGTGAAGTGAAATAGGTTTAATTGTACACTCTTGTAAAGTAAATTACAATGATACTTATAAACTGGAAAATGGCAGTATTACAGGATGTGGCAAAGATCATTCTCTCAGGGCCTAGATTTTGGTTGGACCTTTGAGGCATtttccctacaaaaaaaaaaaaaaaaatctcagaattGCATTTTAAGCCTATGCTGCTATTTGTTACACTGCCAGATTCTTCCAAATATCAGAAAGACAATGGACACTACATTGTATGCTGTCTTTATAAATAGAGGATCTTCAGACACAAAAatcagggattgatttactaaagactgttcactttgcaaggaaagttgtacTTTTCAAGGGAACTtgccccagagcttaatgaatgcatttgaatttcactttgcaaacaatacccttgtcacatacaaggaaaaaaaaacatttttgcttgcacatgactggatgatggaagtcagcagagcttcacctcaaaaCTCAATAATCAACTCAGTGTTTCCAATTGACTTCCCATCTTATATAGCAGGAATAGCGAAGCTATACCTATACTCCAATGTAACATAAAACTATGACAACAGTCTTGCTGGGATGGataaatagaaaatattagaaggCATAGAATACTTATGATTCCTGCAGAAAATTTTGTACAAGGCTCCCTTCAGTGCTGGCCACATATCTGAAAGCCTAGGTACCTAGTTACGTGAACTCTAGTAATGTAAGGGATTAGAGTTCAGTAGAGATCACATGAATAAGGATCTTAGTTTACAGACCTGTGAATAGCACTAAAAGGAGAATGGTGTTGCTGACTTCACTTTCTGCTAATGCTGGTTGTCAGCTGTCCTGCTGACCCTCTTGCTTCAATAACTTGAGTGACTGGCCTGCATTAAGTATGCAAGTAAGCGCTTCTAACTTTCCTAATATGCATTGTTGTTGCAAGTCAGTGAAGGTATTGAATCCAGAAGGTCCACCAGGTGACTAGCAAAGTGGTAGCAAACTTGAAttgcatgtttaaaaaataaaaataaaaccctgcaaggtaaaggcataatgtgctaatatgcattgcatactagcacattctaaaaatacttacctttgaacgaagccctccagtggcacacgGTCAATGCTgaaagggcttccatcttcacccggtcttccttctgggtttgcgtacTCTGGCCGCTTGACTGGCCAAGCCACGATGAGGTCACTCCCAGACGCATGCATACAGCTCTGAAGGAATAGGATGGGTATGCGGTTCCTTCAGAGCACATCGGCTGGTGGCATCACCAGCTGCAtgctgtgtgaatatctcctaaacaccacaaggtTAGGAGATATtctctgtacctacaggtaagcctcattataggcttacctgtaggtacaagtccaaaaaagaagtttactaccactttaagggagGGTGGTGGCACATTTACTGTAGAAAAGTTATCTCTGCCCTTATATGTCATTATTTATTACGAACCAATTGACATAGTATTATTTTAGCTTCTAAGTATAGGGCCATGTAAAATAAAATCTAAGACATGAAAGGCCCTCTTGTGACCTAGTATAATCAACCTGTCAAGGTCTTAGAGAAATAGCATGCATTCAAGATTTGTAACAGCTACAAATCTCTTTCTTTTTCTATGACTTGTTGTAGCTGACCACAGAGTTGCTGTTGGACCTGGCAAGGGGCTACACTGCACCTCTACACAGCTACACAACTACAAATTGCTAGGGTGCCATAAACATCAACATTTATAATGTGAATTGAAGTGAGTTTGTAGCCATTTCAAAATTCTCCCTAAAATAAACAGCTCACTATCTAtctaaaaaaacatacatatctATAAAATAGCAATTCAATTGGctgcaacttttcatgtgacacagCCCAAAGCCTTGCTTTCCAAaaaggattgcagtgattttaaatcAACTAAGTAGTCATCATATTGTGTATCAGATGCAAACGACTGTATCATTTAAACATGGGAATCTGGTAAGATGCTTACACTTGAGCTGCAATGTTCCCCATGTTACCTGATGACTAATTAGCGGTAACCCCTACATAAGTCTACATTAGGAGCATTGTACTGTGTATTAGAATGCCTTGCTGGTATAGGACAAATCTTCAAATGTCTGATCATTTGAATATGGACACCCTGATCCCATTTATATGGCCAGGTTTACCTTTCAGGCAGTACAAAGGCATTCACAGTCAAATGGGACTATGCAGAACAACTGAATGAAAATGTAAGCTGCAGAATAGCATGTTAATGTCAGCCATAGAGTTTATATAGTAAATAAATGAAATAGTGGTGCTATGGACGAGATACACTAAACTATTAGTGAATCATATAAATGGTGATGATACCTGCTAATGTAAACCAGTAACCTAAAGTGCTAATGCTATATTAAAAATTGTATGATCGTGATACTGCaactaattaccgtatttatcggcgtataacacgcaccggcgtataacacgcaccccaatttaggagggaattttaaggaaaaaaaacttttaggagagaagttgaagggaaaaaaaatttacatttaaatgcccatcattgcagccttctcagtgaagccttgccccagtgcagccttgtcagtgcagccttgtcagtgcagccttgtcagtgcagccatgtcagtgcagccatgtcagtgcagccttccccagtgcagccttccccagtgcagccttccccagtgcagccttgtcattgcagccttccccagtgcagccttccccagtgcagccttgccccattgcagccgtcgatcccctgtccctgccatattgggcttcaaaatcgccgaccgcaatttgaaaatggccaTCCGACCTGTCAGCACATGGTAATCCATGGATGCCATGCATCCATGGATTACCACATGGATTACCATGTGCTGACAGGTTGGACGGCCTTGAAGACAGAACAGTGGGCCGTGAGTGTGTGAGTGCCAGCTTGGGAACAGCGCTGCTAAGTAAGGAGTTCCATCTTTGTGGGCCCAACTTTATCCAGCTCTAGTAAccccctgggg is a window from the Aquarana catesbeiana isolate 2022-GZ linkage group LG03, ASM4218655v1, whole genome shotgun sequence genome containing:
- the BMP10 gene encoding bone morphogenetic protein 10, producing MDPISVRAFVALSLLVQCVTTSPIMGLEDDLPLYDEVFSEQDGVDFNSLLETMKDDFLKTLNLSGIPVQAPVKVEPPEYMLELYNKFAMDRTTMPSANIVRSFKNEDLSMPYSDVPEVKKYPLLFNVSIPHHEAIVMTELKLYILVPRDRVPYDGVGTKVTIYEIRGGEDGTRTAVELASRLVYKASSGWEMFDITEVVRHWSRSEITTRMLEVHLQNPDIDLEDAEEGKLDIDVKPESKHEPLLVVFSDDQSSEKKEEKEELNDMINHEQYLDQGNGEFGGIGNMPSEESLLQMRSNIIYDASSRIRRNAKGNTCRKTSLYIDFKEIGWDSWIIAPAGYEAYECKGVCSYPLTENVTPTKHAIVQTLIHMKNSQKASKACCVATKLDPISILYLDAGVVTYKFKYEGMVVSECGCR